The window ATAATATGACAAACACCAAGATACAGAGTCGTGTTTTGAATTGTGCAGCTGGAACTTATTTGAGTCTATACGGGCCGAGataagagaagagaatcgTGTTGGTAGTAGAATCTTGGTTGGAAAGATCAGTCGACTTGTCTGCGAAGAAAATTGAGCGATCAGTTGGAGAAATCATTGTTCTTTAATAGACAAAAAGCCCGCGAGATACACATGTGCATTCATCATTCATAGTTGACTAACGAGCTAAGTAGCTTGATCTATAACTGATCTATATGAGATCATCGAGTAACTCATTCCACGAACTCATCTAATTGGATTCCAATGCTGCACTAGAGCAGATTACGAGAGAACTTTAATTAAGGCTAACGATGCTATTCAAATAAAGATTGAATGGTTATATAAACAATATTCTTGATGACCTAAGAAACCTCTGTCAAGCAGGCGAGGCGGAGCCAAAGTCTTCACACCAAAAGCCCAATTCAGCTCTTTTCGCCTTAGCACATCTCCACAGTTCATCGGCAAGTGTATCTGGCGGTGTTTGCCAAGACTCCGCTCTCCGAAAAGGCCGACAACTTGCAACTACCTCGCTGTAAACCAGCATTTCCATTCGAGACAGCTTGAGGAGAAAAAACACACGAAGCACACAAAAATGAGTTCCGCACAGGCTGCCCAGCCCACTGAAGCTGATAAGCCAGGTTCCCCGCGAATCGATGGCCGAGTAACCGAATCGAATGCTGAGCACCCACAATTGAATCCGTACTCGTGCCTGTCTTGTcggagaaagaagaagaaatgcgaTAGATTGTACCCTTGTATCAATTGTCGCAAAGATGGTACTAATTGTTTGTTTGTGCCGAGGCGGCCTTCCACTCGACCAAAGACCGCTCATGGTATGCTTGAGAGGCTTCAACATCTGGAGGGAGTTATTGGAATCTTACGGGACAATTACAGTCAAGGAGCAACACACCAATCTCCTAAGACTACAGAAGCTTGCGTCAATGCAATTACAGCAGGGGGTGAGACTACCCATCCATCTGATTCGACCAGAGGCCGAACAACACAAGACGATGCGGTTGCCGAATTAGGGACAGAGCTTGGCAGGCTGGCAGTCGGAGATGGACGCAGCAGATATATCAGCAGCAGTTTCTGGGCAAGTCTAGACGAAGAGGTATGTATCATGCTGCAATGAATTTCATCAAGACATTGACCTAATCCAACTTCCATTCAATAGGTCGACGACCTCAAGAGTTTATTGATGGATATACCGGACGATTCCAAGATGTGGAAGACACCTAATTCTTTGGATTTTGGAACTACCAATCaaagttttatatttggGGGCCGTGCTCATCGACAGTCCTTATCTGGCTTGCATCCGTCACCGCAGCATGCACTTCTGTATTGGCGTCTATTCAAGACAAATTGCGACCGCTTGATTAAAGTTCTGCATATTCCTACGACCGAGCCGATAATTCTTCACGCCGTGCAACAAACTACTCGCGTACCGGAAGGGTTGGAAGCACTGATATTCTCCATCTATTTTTCTGCCATAGAGAGCCTTTCGGAAGATGAGTGCTGGGAAGCCTTTGGCAGTCCCAAGGGCGATCTCATCGATACTTATAAATTTGCAACAGAACAAGCTTTGGCGCGAGCCAAATTCCTCGAAACTGACGAATTGATTGTATTGCAGGCTCTCGTCATATTTCTGATGAGTCTACGGAATCATTGCAGCATCCGACTCATGTGGAGTCTCACTGCTCTGGCAGTTCGTCTTGCCCAGAATGCTGGCATTCACCGCGACGGCACTCATTTCAATCTGTCTCCATTTACGGTGGAAATGAGGCGAAGGCTGTGGTGGAGCATATGTGTTCTGGATTCCCGTGCCTGTGAAGACTCTGGCCACGATGCTACGCTTCCTCATGGTGGCGCTGATACTTTGATACCGCTCAACATTAACGATTCAGATATGGCTGTGCATATGAAGGAGGCTCCTCGGCCCAGAACTGGTCTGACAGAAATGAGTTTCAGTCTTGTTCGATTTGAAGCAACATCATTATTTCGACGACTGCAGTACACTTCAACTAGTTCCTTAGGGCAAAATGATGAAGACCAAGATCTAGCAGAAAAGATGAATCAGATTTCTGAAACCCAAACACGACTTCACGATCTTTACTTGAAATACTGCGATCTATCAGATCCTTTCTCCTGGTATATTCATACCATTGCGCAAATCGTCTTCACAAAAATGCAACTTGTTGCgcatcatccatctttgcGTCGTGCTGGCTACACAGAGCTGCCCAAGGAGACACAAGAATATTTATTCACTTCCTCTATCATGATTCTCGAATACTGGCTAGCTTTGAacacagaaaagaagactaAGAAATGGAGATGGCTATGCGAGACATATATTCAATGGTATGCACTTGCGTTTCTGCTTTCTGCTTTATGTGTTCGGCCGGAGAGTGAAGAAGTAGAGAGGGCGTGGAATGCGGTTGATGCCACTCTCCAACTGGGTCTCAAGCTCTCAAATATTGCCCAAAAGAGAACCGGTATCAATCCAAATGGCGTGTCAGATATTGACGAAATATTTTGCGATGCATATAAGCCATTGCGGAGGCTGATTAAAAAAGCCCGTGCAGCTCGATCTCGGACCTCTCCGAGCAAGGGAAATGCTGCTCAGCCGTCTCAGGCAGgattaataaatatagcACCACAAGAAGGGCTGGGAACAGAAATTGAAGGGGTTGAAGGCAATAGCTTGATAATTGAGAATTTCTCTGACGCATCGCTActtgatggcttcagttCATCGGGGTTTTCGGTGCCTCAAGAAATACCGGACCTATATTACCCTTGGGTCTATAACTTCGAATTTCCCGACGAAAGCTATCATACTAGCTCAGGcataaattaaaatattccTGAGGAATTGAAAGATGTAAAATACCTTATCAAATTATGATTTCTAGAGC is drawn from Trichoderma atroviride chromosome 7, complete sequence and contains these coding sequences:
- a CDS encoding uncharacterized protein (EggNog:ENOG41): MSSAQAAQPTEADKPGSPRIDGRVTESNAEHPQLNPYSCLSCRRKKKKCDRLYPCINCRKDGTNCLFVPRRPSTRPKTAHGMLERLQHLEGVIGILRDNYSQGATHQSPKTTEACVNAITAGGETTHPSDSTRGRTTQDDAVAELGTELGRLAVGDGRSRYISSSFWASLDEEVDDLKSLLMDIPDDSKMWKTPNSLDFGTTNQSFIFGGRAHRQSLSGLHPSPQHALLYWRLFKTNCDRLIKVLHIPTTEPIILHAVQQTTRVPEGLEALIFSIYFSAIESLSEDECWEAFGSPKGDLIDTYKFATEQALARAKFLETDELIVLQALVIFLMSLRNHCSIRLMWSLTALAVRLAQNAGIHRDGTHFNLSPFTVEMRRRLWWSICVLDSRACEDSGHDATLPHGGADTLIPLNINDSDMAVHMKEAPRPRTGLTEMSFSLVRFEATSLFRRLQYTSTSSLGQNDEDQDLAEKMNQISETQTRLHDLYLKYCDLSDPFSWYIHTIAQIVFTKMQLVAHHPSLRRAGYTELPKETQEYLFTSSIMILEYWLALNTEKKTKKWRWLCETYIQWYALAFLLSALCVRPESEEVERAWNAVDATLQLGLKLSNIAQKRTGINPNGVSDIDEIFCDAYKPLRRLIKKARAARSRTSPSKGNAAQPSQAGLINIAPQEGLGTEIEGVEGNSLIIENFSDASLLDGFSSSGFSVPQEIPDLYYPWVYNFEFPDESYHTSSGIN